In Hallerella succinigenes, the following are encoded in one genomic region:
- a CDS encoding YkgJ family cysteine cluster protein — MDANLEYFPTLAYKRSVLWMRSVLSGEKERLDAIAQKIGRECALNEDNFAEELPNIIHFCESYQNAFMRYLAAVLPQHKSGIQCKAGCGNCCHHFPMSVEPFELIEFYAAIRKSPNLLSYFEECLFRTKTYYTLLEKGTELGEEDPEDYALVNYFNKGLACPFVFQSGSCGFYPARPVTCRMYFSETPSEFCVPEHLLTERNHSFIVYLPDDVEEQIADVSAHYAELSLPEGLYEGILALNVFEPSFAKMESVLENRNE, encoded by the coding sequence GTGGATGCTAATTTGGAATATTTTCCGACCCTCGCCTATAAACGCTCGGTCCTTTGGATGCGCTCGGTTCTTTCGGGCGAAAAAGAGCGTTTGGACGCCATTGCCCAAAAAATAGGGCGGGAATGTGCTTTGAACGAAGATAATTTTGCCGAAGAATTGCCGAATATCATCCATTTTTGCGAGTCTTACCAGAATGCTTTTATGCGTTACTTGGCCGCAGTCTTGCCGCAGCACAAGTCGGGCATCCAGTGCAAAGCGGGCTGCGGAAACTGCTGCCATCATTTTCCGATGTCGGTAGAACCCTTTGAATTGATTGAATTTTACGCGGCCATTCGCAAAAGCCCGAATCTTCTCTCTTACTTTGAAGAATGCCTTTTTCGTACCAAGACGTATTACACTTTGCTCGAAAAAGGAACAGAGCTTGGCGAAGAAGATCCGGAAGACTATGCCCTTGTGAATTATTTTAACAAGGGCCTTGCATGTCCGTTCGTATTTCAATCGGGTAGTTGCGGCTTTTATCCGGCCCGTCCGGTGACGTGCCGCATGTATTTTAGCGAAACTCCGAGCGAATTCTGCGTGCCGGAACATTTGCTGACAGAACGGAACCATAGCTTCATCGTCTATTTGCCGGATGATGTAGAAGAGCAGATCGCCGATGTTTCGGCGCATTATGCGGAACTTTCCCTGCCGGAAGGCCTTTATGAAGGTATCCTTGCTTTGAACGTGTTTGAACCTTCCTTTGCCAAAATGGAAAGCGTGTTGGAGAATCGGAATGAGTGA